The proteins below are encoded in one region of Paenibacillus albus:
- a CDS encoding cold-shock protein, with translation MSPLPAGEADFARNTRGVLIIHFSKKHVEPIPEEQTAIWTCSNEDCSCWMRNEFSFGDLPSCPICHSSMTSDTKSLPVLTNGTKRSFQ, from the coding sequence GTGTCGCCCTTACCTGCGGGCGAGGCCGATTTTGCGCGAAATACGAGGGGGGTCTTGATTATTCATTTCTCAAAGAAGCACGTTGAACCGATTCCGGAAGAACAGACAGCCATTTGGACATGCAGTAATGAAGATTGCTCCTGCTGGATGAGAAACGAGTTCTCGTTCGGAGATTTACCAAGCTGTCCGATTTGCCATTCCAGCATGACCAGCGATACGAAGAGCTTACCGGTGCTTACAAATGGCACAAAACGGAGCTTCCAGTAA
- a CDS encoding dTDP-4-dehydrorhamnose reductase family protein yields MKLLIIGGNGMAGHLFVRYFQQVMTGMDVVYTTRMGDATGLSLQLDATDALAVEALVRQVKPDVILNAVGVLNQDAESHPLKAYQVNGLLPHWLRHVADTIGARVIHISSDCVFSGLRGKYTEDDVPEGTSVYARSKALGEERGNGGGHLTIRTSIIGPEIRQGGIGLLKWFLEQQGTVNGYARVYWNGVTTLELAKAAAYAISHPEIGGLVNLTAAEMVSKLELLQLFQDAFEHDGVSIVSDERIFLDRTLVSTRSDWGYQAQGYVPMLAELAAWMKQG; encoded by the coding sequence ATGAAGCTGCTCATCATCGGCGGCAATGGAATGGCGGGGCATCTGTTCGTTCGTTATTTCCAGCAGGTGATGACTGGTATGGATGTCGTTTATACGACGCGTATGGGCGATGCGACAGGACTAAGTTTGCAGCTCGATGCGACAGATGCTTTGGCGGTTGAAGCGTTGGTTCGGCAAGTGAAGCCGGATGTCATTCTGAATGCGGTCGGCGTCCTCAATCAGGATGCCGAGTCGCATCCGTTGAAAGCGTACCAGGTGAACGGTTTGCTGCCGCATTGGCTGCGCCATGTCGCGGATACGATCGGCGCGCGCGTTATCCATATCAGCTCGGACTGCGTGTTCAGCGGGCTGCGGGGCAAGTATACGGAGGACGATGTGCCAGAAGGAACGAGCGTGTATGCGAGGTCGAAGGCGCTTGGCGAGGAGCGGGGCAATGGTGGCGGGCATTTGACGATTCGCACTTCTATTATAGGACCGGAAATTCGGCAGGGCGGCATCGGGTTGTTAAAATGGTTCCTTGAGCAGCAAGGGACGGTGAACGGGTATGCAAGGGTGTATTGGAATGGCGTGACGACGCTGGAGCTTGCTAAAGCGGCTGCATATGCCATTTCGCATCCGGAGATTGGCGGCCTGGTCAACTTGACCGCCGCAGAGATGGTGAGCAAGCTGGAGCTGCTGCAGCTGTTCCAGGATGCATTCGAGCATGATGGAGTGTCGATCGTGTCCGATGAACGCATCTTCCTCGATCGAACGCTCGTATCGACCCGCAGCGATTGGGGCTATCAGGCGCAGGGCTACGTCCCGATGCTGGCGGAGCTCGCAGCTTGGATGAAGCAAGGGTGA
- a CDS encoding glycosyltransferase family 4 protein, protein MSVKPKMLVFSHICSPQYVTGAEKLLLFMVRELLPSFQCTLVVPNEGIIAANARKLGITVIVHHIPLVVPLYLALPHMQDEIAATERGSAWRDLVKLVDGERPNIIIANTCVHPLPAIVGKALGIPVIWSVMETLRDTEHTGMAASIIEQHSDYVIGISESTLAPLSTPGLRAKSTLILPSWDQEALSPNSWSMHRENRRRQLGIANHHRFVGYISSSIFEAKGLEHFMQMAVNTAVQYPHAMYLIVGNPVDAGYFNRCLDIARERGLMERFRWIRFEEQVESVYPAMDLLVVPSLTIEGFGMTALEGMVFGKAVVSYGSGGLSEIGRATGNEIYTVPTGDTAMLTGAVSSLLADDAALQAISARNAKAAHAVYGIGAYRERLRRFAEQLSVRGYMPLTLVRAAGSPSVYLYEDGMLRLFRSMKPLLNMGYHMEETRILPDAVIAAWPQGAPIGTALRRRRRRSRSGSSLGRRRRRKSGGTAKRRLRGGRQRSRRRTAAGGAGRRKRSRR, encoded by the coding sequence GTGAGTGTGAAACCGAAAATGCTGGTCTTCTCGCATATTTGCAGTCCGCAGTATGTGACCGGCGCAGAGAAGCTTTTACTGTTTATGGTGCGAGAGCTGCTACCTTCCTTCCAGTGCACGCTCGTCGTGCCGAACGAAGGCATCATTGCCGCGAATGCGAGAAAGCTCGGCATTACGGTCATTGTGCACCACATCCCGCTTGTCGTCCCTCTCTATCTCGCATTGCCGCATATGCAAGATGAGATCGCCGCTACTGAGAGGGGCTCGGCATGGCGTGACCTAGTGAAGCTCGTTGATGGAGAACGGCCGAATATCATCATCGCGAACACCTGCGTCCATCCGCTGCCAGCTATCGTCGGCAAGGCGCTTGGCATTCCGGTCATCTGGTCGGTGATGGAGACGCTCCGCGATACGGAGCATACCGGCATGGCCGCTTCGATTATCGAGCAGCATTCCGACTATGTCATTGGCATTTCCGAATCGACGCTGGCCCCGCTCAGCACGCCGGGCTTAAGAGCGAAGTCGACGCTCATTCTGCCTTCTTGGGATCAGGAGGCGCTCTCGCCGAACAGCTGGAGCATGCATAGGGAGAACCGAAGAAGGCAGCTCGGCATCGCGAATCACCACCGCTTCGTTGGCTATATCTCGTCTTCGATCTTCGAAGCGAAAGGGCTCGAGCACTTCATGCAGATGGCGGTAAACACCGCGGTGCAGTATCCGCATGCGATGTATCTCATCGTCGGCAATCCCGTCGATGCCGGCTACTTCAACCGCTGCCTGGACATTGCTCGGGAACGAGGACTGATGGAGCGGTTCCGGTGGATTCGCTTCGAGGAGCAGGTGGAGAGCGTATACCCTGCAATGGATCTGCTCGTCGTGCCAAGTCTTACGATCGAGGGCTTCGGCATGACAGCGCTCGAAGGAATGGTATTCGGCAAGGCGGTCGTCTCCTACGGCTCCGGCGGACTCTCTGAAATAGGCCGAGCTACGGGCAACGAGATCTACACCGTGCCGACCGGCGATACGGCGATGCTGACTGGCGCGGTCTCCTCGCTTCTCGCCGACGATGCCGCGCTGCAAGCGATCAGCGCGCGCAATGCCAAGGCCGCGCACGCGGTATACGGCATCGGCGCTTACCGCGAGCGGCTGCGCAGGTTCGCGGAGCAGCTAAGCGTTCGCGGGTACATGCCGCTGACGCTTGTGAGAGCCGCGGGATCGCCATCCGTTTACTTGTACGAGGACGGAATGCTTCGCCTGTTCCGGTCGATGAAACCGCTGCTGAACATGGGGTATCACATGGAAGAGACGCGCATCCTCCCGGATGCCGTCATTGCCGCATGGCCGCAAGGCGCGCCGATTGGCACGGCACTCAGGAGAAGACGCCGGCGCAGCCGGAGCGGGAGCTCGCTTGGCCGCAGACGCCGCCGCAAGTCCGGCGGGACTGCAAAGAGAAGGCTGCGTGGAGGCAGACAGCGCAGCCGCCGGAGAACTGCGGCTGGCGGCGCAGGGCGGCGGAAGCGTTCGCGCCGCTAA
- a CDS encoding polysaccharide biosynthesis protein has protein sequence MFTNQRILVTGGTGSWGYELIRQLLPQQPEQIIVFSRNESSQVAMSRTFEDPRLTFCIGDIRDKEALMRACERVDYIFHLAALKHVPVCEDQPYEALKSNVIGTQNVIEAAIANRVKRVIYISTDKAANPSNFYGMTKAIGEKLIVYANLLNSDTTFVCVRGGNVLGTNGSVVHLFTNQIKTKGQVRITDYRMTRFFLTLQDAITLLFKASAESIGGEIFVMTMPTCRIVELAEVLIESIGLPAKMVETGIRPGEKLHEILLTDHESMTTVVYDEEYLVILPTIEIPGLRGHYSQYPKVDFDSYSSSQSLLTKDEIRSMLVRGGFLS, from the coding sequence ATGTTTACTAATCAGCGCATACTGGTCACCGGGGGAACCGGGTCCTGGGGCTACGAATTGATTCGCCAGCTGCTGCCTCAGCAGCCCGAGCAAATTATTGTGTTTTCCCGTAACGAGTCCAGCCAGGTGGCGATGAGCCGCACGTTCGAGGATCCGCGCCTTACCTTCTGCATCGGCGACATTCGCGATAAGGAAGCTTTGATGCGCGCGTGCGAGCGGGTCGATTATATCTTTCATTTGGCAGCGCTGAAGCATGTTCCGGTATGTGAAGATCAGCCTTATGAAGCGTTGAAGTCGAATGTCATCGGCACGCAAAATGTCATCGAAGCCGCAATCGCAAACCGCGTCAAACGCGTCATCTATATCTCGACCGACAAGGCGGCGAATCCGTCGAACTTCTACGGGATGACCAAAGCGATTGGCGAGAAGCTGATCGTCTACGCGAACCTGCTGAACTCCGATACAACGTTCGTCTGCGTGCGCGGCGGCAATGTGCTCGGTACGAACGGCAGCGTGGTCCATCTGTTTACGAATCAGATTAAGACGAAGGGGCAAGTGCGCATTACCGATTATAGGATGACGCGCTTCTTCCTGACCTTGCAGGATGCGATTACGCTGCTCTTCAAAGCGTCTGCGGAGAGCATCGGCGGAGAAATCTTCGTGATGACAATGCCGACATGCCGGATTGTGGAGCTGGCGGAAGTGCTTATCGAATCGATCGGACTGCCGGCGAAGATGGTTGAAACCGGAATAAGACCCGGCGAAAAGTTACACGAGATTCTGCTGACGGACCATGAGAGCATGACGACGGTAGTGTATGACGAGGAATATCTGGTCATTCTGCCGACAATTGAGATTCCGGGGCTTCGGGGTCATTACAGCCAATATCCGAAGGTGGATTTTGACAGCTACAGCTCGAGCCAATCGCTGCTGACAAAGGATGAAATTCGATCTATGCTGGTCCGCGGCGGTTTTCTATCATGA
- a CDS encoding CgeB family protein: MRRRSTRKRHSRGRKRVLIPGIARGRADGHRLGWEHGHWFGQCESVLQRTIRPFGLRQAHVMFVATGKGFPYSPIDESVANALRGQVTQLTITDSQQPVADIALRIRPDIVIVLDGLQFNVIHAARMREAGIRTAIWFTDDPYYTDITKGIAPFFDEVFTLELTCVEYYQQLGCPRVHYLPLGADPAYFRPRNPLRSQRHDICFIGSAYWKRVEFFNQVTRYLSTKDTHISGIWWERLRDYKQMASRIGLGRWMGPEETANMYNGAKIAINMHRAHDDETFNNNSAAIPAISPNPRTFEISACATLQLTDIRSDLVSFYTPGVDIVTYSSPQEMVEKIQYYLTHEDERRAIAMKGMHRTLTEHTYNNRIEAMLAILFPG; encoded by the coding sequence ATGAGAAGAAGATCGACGCGCAAACGGCACAGCCGCGGCCGCAAGCGGGTCTTGATTCCGGGTATCGCCAGAGGGAGGGCGGATGGCCACCGGCTCGGCTGGGAGCACGGCCACTGGTTCGGGCAGTGCGAGTCAGTGCTGCAGCGTACGATACGTCCTTTCGGCTTAAGACAAGCGCATGTCATGTTTGTCGCTACGGGTAAAGGCTTCCCGTATTCCCCGATTGACGAGTCTGTCGCGAACGCGCTGCGCGGACAAGTGACCCAGCTGACGATTACCGATTCACAGCAGCCTGTCGCCGATATTGCCCTTCGGATCAGACCGGACATCGTTATCGTCTTGGATGGCTTGCAGTTCAATGTCATCCATGCAGCGCGGATGCGCGAGGCCGGCATTCGGACGGCGATTTGGTTTACAGACGATCCTTACTATACGGACATCACGAAGGGGATCGCGCCTTTCTTCGACGAGGTCTTCACGCTGGAGCTCACATGCGTCGAGTACTATCAACAGCTTGGCTGTCCGCGCGTCCATTATTTGCCGCTCGGCGCAGATCCGGCGTACTTCAGGCCGCGCAATCCGCTTCGCTCCCAGCGCCATGACATATGCTTCATCGGTTCTGCTTATTGGAAGCGAGTCGAGTTCTTTAATCAGGTGACGCGTTACTTATCGACGAAGGACACGCATATTTCTGGCATCTGGTGGGAGCGGCTGCGCGACTACAAGCAGATGGCGAGCAGAATTGGACTTGGCCGCTGGATGGGACCGGAGGAGACGGCGAACATGTACAACGGTGCCAAAATCGCCATTAACATGCATCGGGCCCATGATGATGAAACGTTCAACAACAACAGCGCAGCTATTCCGGCAATATCGCCGAATCCGCGCACGTTCGAAATTTCCGCCTGCGCCACGCTGCAGCTGACAGATATACGCAGCGATCTGGTCTCCTTTTATACTCCCGGTGTTGATATTGTTACCTATTCTTCACCGCAAGAGATGGTAGAGAAGATTCAATATTATCTTACGCACGAGGATGAGCGTAGAGCGATTGCAATGAAAGGCATGCATCGGACGTTGACGGAGCATACGTACAACAATCGGATCGAAGCGATGCTAGCCATTCTATTCCCGGGTTGA
- a CDS encoding NAD-dependent epimerase/dehydratase family protein, whose translation MDEARVSRPRLLVTGAGGFCGEHACRYFSEQGWAVTGVVRRLPEAGAAEWAWLGLIDAVAACDLGSRAEVEALVERAAPDYVLHLAGANAVGTSWGDPAAVLQSNVMGTVHVLEAVRRLGGGESLIAPSSTGSNLTTAPVPASKCRVVVAGSMLRFPLVALGEGAAYRPKPPHPYSLSKTMQVLVAQSWTSLYGMDVIVAEPSNLIGPGRSGGLCALLARYAAQVERLAALGEPAPAPFRLSSRTELRDLLDVRDAIRAYELLLRGGESGRVYPVASGQMRSLGEIADAFSALAAQPLQWEVGDSDAPSPEPVSCEGLASLGWSARISLMESLRDTLEAARQQ comes from the coding sequence TTGGATGAAGCAAGGGTGAGCCGCCCGCGCCTGCTTGTGACGGGGGCGGGAGGCTTCTGCGGCGAGCATGCTTGCCGCTATTTCAGCGAGCAGGGCTGGGCCGTAACCGGCGTCGTCCGCCGGCTGCCGGAAGCCGGCGCGGCGGAGTGGGCGTGGCTCGGGTTGATTGACGCTGTCGCGGCATGCGATCTTGGTTCACGTGCCGAGGTAGAGGCGCTGGTGGAGCGGGCAGCACCGGATTATGTGCTGCATCTGGCCGGCGCGAATGCGGTCGGCACGTCGTGGGGCGATCCCGCTGCGGTGCTGCAAAGCAATGTGATGGGAACGGTGCACGTGCTGGAGGCGGTGCGGAGGCTTGGCGGTGGTGAATCGCTAATCGCGCCAAGCTCGACAGGCTCGAATTTGACAACAGCACCGGTTCCAGCTTCTAAATGCCGCGTCGTTGTTGCGGGGTCCATGCTGCGCTTTCCGCTGGTCGCACTTGGCGAAGGGGCGGCGTACCGTCCCAAACCGCCGCACCCGTACAGCCTAAGCAAAACCATGCAAGTGCTCGTCGCGCAAAGCTGGACGTCGCTCTATGGCATGGACGTCATCGTAGCGGAGCCGTCCAACCTGATCGGACCGGGCCGCTCCGGCGGACTATGCGCGCTGCTTGCGAGGTATGCCGCGCAGGTGGAGCGCTTGGCGGCGCTTGGCGAGCCTGCGCCTGCGCCGTTTCGGCTCTCTTCGCGCACCGAGCTGCGCGATCTGCTGGACGTGCGCGATGCGATTCGCGCATACGAGCTGCTGCTTCGCGGCGGAGAGAGCGGACGCGTCTACCCGGTCGCGTCCGGGCAGATGCGCTCGCTCGGCGAGATAGCGGACGCGTTCAGCGCTTTGGCGGCGCAGCCGCTGCAGTGGGAGGTCGGCGATTCCGATGCGCCATCGCCGGAGCCTGTGAGCTGCGAGGGGCTGGCCTCGCTCGGCTGGAGCGCTCGTATTTCGCTGATGGAGTCGCTTCGGGATACGCTCGAAGCGGCTCGGCAGCAGTGA
- a CDS encoding CgeB family protein, whose product MRLKRKGIAKAARAGFAAGYASGQRDGACDSISQHIQLPAPKKLNVCVLYIPQGFEAIDTGIVEALRQTVREVHVADPSIMAEQASFIRPDWMLVLNGLHVFPNNHLEQVDAVRALGIRTAIWFADDPYVTADTVHIAPRYDVVLTHELSTVELYRELGCQQVIYMPLAVHPQWFKPMKVEAKYRSDICFIGQAFWNRVELFDAIAPYLQGRKVFIAGGLWDRLRTYKQLKPFIRHGWLPVEESIRYYNGAKIVINMHRTTEAGKDNKNSLNLPGRSINPRTFEIAACGTLQLTDEREDLASYFRPGIELETFTSPSELVAKMNYYLTHEDQRRQIALSGLRRALADHSFVQRLHTVAEVLKW is encoded by the coding sequence GTGCGATTAAAGCGAAAAGGAATTGCTAAAGCGGCAAGGGCAGGGTTCGCGGCGGGGTATGCGAGCGGCCAAAGGGACGGCGCCTGCGATTCGATTAGCCAGCACATCCAGCTTCCGGCGCCGAAGAAGCTGAATGTGTGCGTTCTATACATCCCGCAAGGCTTTGAGGCAATTGATACGGGCATTGTCGAAGCGCTTCGCCAGACCGTTCGCGAGGTGCATGTGGCAGATCCTTCGATTATGGCGGAGCAGGCCTCCTTCATACGACCGGACTGGATGCTCGTGCTGAACGGGCTGCATGTATTTCCAAACAATCATCTAGAACAGGTTGACGCTGTGCGTGCGCTAGGGATACGGACGGCAATTTGGTTTGCCGACGATCCGTATGTGACGGCAGATACGGTACACATTGCCCCTCGATATGATGTCGTGCTGACTCATGAGCTAAGCACGGTCGAGCTATATAGAGAGCTCGGCTGCCAGCAGGTCATCTATATGCCGCTCGCCGTTCATCCGCAGTGGTTCAAGCCGATGAAGGTGGAAGCCAAATACCGCAGCGATATTTGTTTTATCGGGCAAGCATTCTGGAACCGAGTCGAGCTCTTCGACGCAATCGCTCCTTACTTGCAAGGCCGCAAGGTATTCATCGCCGGCGGGCTGTGGGATCGGCTGCGCACCTACAAACAGCTAAAGCCATTCATTCGCCATGGCTGGCTGCCGGTTGAGGAATCCATCCGCTACTACAACGGAGCGAAGATCGTGATCAATATGCACCGCACGACTGAAGCAGGCAAGGACAACAAGAACAGTCTGAATTTGCCAGGCCGCTCCATTAATCCGCGCACGTTTGAAATCGCAGCTTGCGGCACGCTCCAGCTGACGGATGAGCGCGAAGATTTGGCCAGTTATTTTCGCCCAGGCATTGAGCTTGAAACGTTTACTTCGCCGAGCGAGCTGGTAGCCAAGATGAATTATTACTTGACCCATGAAGACCAGCGCCGCCAAATCGCGCTGAGCGGCTTGAGGCGCGCGCTTGCCGATCACTCCTTCGTGCAGCGGCTTCATACGGTCGCAGAGGTGCTGAAATGGTAG
- a CDS encoding methyl-accepting chemotaxis protein, with amino-acid sequence MSRIKLSMGAKLVLIILTILLVFGVSTMGIVYSKIKASNIASMKTGLHAYTLMLGENVELSKVNSIIDNPTKDNPDVQAMNKEFDRMIGEMDGTIANIYLVTLKDGKTYFPVMSSSLMVGDFTYGSEYVGDASFDTPAEDTFKTKEIQASDIIKDKFGTWISGFFPIQDDIGDVVALYAIDIDVSKTNAKAMNETLSLLLMIVAFLIVSAVIVYFFVTRMIKPVVKLTSISQQLAAGDFTFDRLEIVSKDEVGALSQNFNEMVDNMSRLISQIMLNSEQVAAAAEEISASTEEMAQGSTQQAESSQVMFELFTTFLDAIQLSSQRAKEAAELSRQAEGIAQNGGKVMHNSIESMNEVSEQMALLVSDSKQIGEIVAVIEDIAEQTNLLALNAAIEAARAGEQGRGFGVVAEEVRKLAERSGEATKQIGGIIRGIQANTEKTVRAVEEGVSQSQRTRKAFEDIELKVGETSLRVYEIAEASVSQQSGASEFKLMIESIAASSEEGAASAIETASATQSLAQTAEKMNESISAFKVNR; translated from the coding sequence ATGAGCAGAATCAAGCTTTCCATGGGAGCAAAATTAGTTTTAATCATTTTAACCATTCTATTAGTGTTCGGCGTCTCCACGATGGGCATTGTGTATTCGAAGATCAAGGCGAGCAACATTGCTTCGATGAAAACGGGACTTCACGCCTATACGCTGATGCTTGGGGAAAATGTGGAACTCAGTAAGGTGAACTCGATTATAGATAATCCGACTAAGGACAACCCTGATGTGCAGGCCATGAATAAGGAATTCGACCGCATGATTGGCGAGATGGACGGGACGATCGCGAATATCTACCTCGTGACTCTCAAAGACGGCAAAACCTATTTTCCTGTCATGAGCAGCTCGCTGATGGTGGGCGATTTTACATATGGATCGGAATATGTGGGCGATGCTTCGTTCGATACACCGGCTGAAGACACCTTCAAGACGAAAGAAATACAAGCGTCCGATATCATCAAGGACAAATTCGGTACATGGATCAGCGGGTTCTTCCCGATTCAGGACGATATTGGTGATGTAGTTGCGCTATATGCCATTGATATCGACGTATCCAAGACGAATGCGAAGGCAATGAACGAAACGCTCAGCCTGCTTCTCATGATTGTTGCGTTCTTAATCGTATCGGCGGTAATTGTATATTTCTTCGTTACGAGAATGATCAAGCCGGTCGTGAAGCTGACGAGCATTTCGCAGCAGCTGGCGGCAGGGGATTTTACATTCGATCGCCTAGAGATTGTGTCCAAGGACGAGGTGGGTGCCCTCAGCCAGAACTTTAATGAGATGGTAGACAATATGAGTAGGCTCATCAGCCAGATTATGCTCAATTCCGAGCAAGTAGCGGCAGCGGCGGAAGAGATTTCGGCAAGCACGGAAGAGATGGCGCAGGGAAGCACACAGCAAGCCGAGTCGTCGCAGGTAATGTTCGAGCTGTTCACAACATTCCTGGATGCCATCCAGCTGTCCTCGCAGCGGGCGAAGGAAGCAGCGGAGCTGTCGAGACAAGCGGAAGGCATCGCTCAAAATGGCGGCAAGGTCATGCACAATTCCATCGAGAGCATGAATGAGGTTAGTGAGCAAATGGCTCTGCTCGTAAGCGACTCGAAGCAGATTGGCGAAATCGTTGCCGTCATCGAAGATATTGCCGAGCAGACGAATCTGCTTGCGCTGAATGCAGCGATCGAAGCGGCGCGAGCCGGCGAACAAGGCCGAGGCTTCGGCGTCGTTGCGGAAGAAGTCCGCAAGCTGGCTGAACGCAGCGGCGAAGCGACCAAGCAAATCGGCGGCATCATCCGCGGCATTCAGGCGAACACCGAGAAGACGGTGCGTGCTGTCGAGGAAGGCGTGAGCCAATCGCAGCGCACGCGCAAAGCGTTCGAGGACATCGAGCTGAAGGTGGGCGAAACGTCGCTCAGAGTGTATGAAATTGCAGAAGCAAGCGTATCGCAGCAATCCGGCGCATCGGAGTTTAAGCTGATGATCGAGTCGATAGCAGCATCCAGTGAAGAAGGAGCGGCCTCGGCGATAGAAACGGCGAGTGCGACACAGTCGTTAGCGCAGACAGCAGAGAAGATGAACGAATCCATCTCAGCGTTTAAAGTGAATAGATAG
- a CDS encoding glycosyltransferase family 2 protein, with product MEGNNESAKPKVSIIIPFYNDPYVAEAVESALAQTYDNIEIIVIDDGSTMHADKLAPYEGRIHYVGKENGGTASALNYGFRLASGKYIAWLSSDDRFYPDKIKRQVEAMERQQAQISHSGFDIIDGTGRMKELDLIPPGKQVGEFYRAFLTSNPVNGCTVMMTKQLYRRTGPFHEGRRYTHDLDYWFRVLLAGTPFLLIPEPLCAYRKHDAMGTVRHQGAIAQEVKETFALYEKRWRAYVRELGFLPRSKPSGRTAQGSRPRKSARG from the coding sequence ATGGAAGGGAACAATGAGTCAGCGAAACCGAAGGTGTCGATCATTATTCCTTTTTACAATGACCCGTATGTGGCGGAAGCGGTGGAGAGTGCTCTGGCCCAAACCTACGATAACATTGAGATTATTGTCATCGACGACGGCTCCACCATGCATGCCGACAAGCTGGCTCCATACGAGGGCCGCATCCACTATGTGGGTAAGGAGAATGGCGGTACGGCGAGCGCGCTTAACTATGGCTTTCGGCTGGCGAGTGGCAAATATATCGCATGGCTCAGCTCCGACGACCGATTCTACCCGGACAAAATCAAACGTCAAGTCGAGGCGATGGAGCGCCAGCAAGCGCAGATCAGCCACAGCGGTTTTGACATCATTGACGGCACTGGCCGGATGAAGGAGCTCGATCTGATCCCGCCGGGCAAGCAAGTAGGGGAGTTCTATCGGGCTTTTCTGACCAGCAACCCGGTTAACGGCTGCACCGTTATGATGACGAAGCAGCTCTACCGCAGAACGGGGCCGTTCCACGAGGGTCGCAGGTATACGCATGACCTCGACTATTGGTTCCGGGTTCTTCTCGCAGGCACGCCATTCCTGCTCATTCCCGAGCCGCTCTGCGCGTACCGCAAGCACGATGCGATGGGGACGGTTCGCCATCAAGGCGCCATCGCGCAGGAAGTGAAAGAGACGTTCGCGCTCTATGAGAAGCGCTGGCGCGCTTACGTGCGCGAGCTCGGTTTTCTCCCTCGCAGCAAGCCGTCAGGCCGCACAGCGCAGGGCAGCAGGCCTCGCAAGTCGGCGCGAGGCTGA
- the wecB gene encoding non-hydrolyzing UDP-N-acetylglucosamine 2-epimerase: MRVVTILGTRPEIIRLSLIIRKLDALADKHVLVHTGQNFTRTLSDVFFEDLGLRPPDYLFEGARQTLGGQLSVMFAEMERILTTHKPDVVLLLGDTNSALCAIIAERMGIPVVHMEAGNRCYDLSVPEEKNRKIIDAVSSINMPYTSYSKGNLLREGYPSNRIVLTGNPIYEVIQHYTPQIDASDVLTRMSLQPGGYVLVTAHRAENVDVPERLSGILEGLNRVAARFDKRIICSVHPRTRSRIDRGSVQVTMDPRVEFYEPMGFFDFVKLEKSAYLAITDSGTVQEECCLFHVPTVTIRMTTERPETIDCGSNVVCGLNAAQIEEAAVVMTKLPPSWQCPEGYLAEDVSDKVVKFVLGGKWNVY, encoded by the coding sequence ATGCGAGTTGTAACGATATTGGGCACGCGTCCGGAAATTATTCGGCTCAGTCTCATCATTCGGAAGCTGGATGCGCTGGCCGACAAACATGTGCTCGTGCATACCGGGCAGAACTTCACCCGGACGCTCAGCGATGTGTTCTTCGAGGACCTCGGGCTACGCCCGCCGGATTATTTGTTCGAAGGTGCGCGGCAGACGCTTGGTGGCCAGTTATCGGTCATGTTTGCGGAGATGGAGCGGATTTTGACGACGCATAAACCGGATGTCGTCTTGCTGCTTGGCGATACGAACAGTGCGCTATGCGCCATTATCGCGGAGCGGATGGGCATCCCGGTCGTGCATATGGAAGCAGGAAACCGCTGCTACGACCTGTCGGTGCCGGAGGAGAAGAACAGGAAAATTATCGACGCCGTATCAAGCATCAACATGCCGTATACGTCCTACAGCAAGGGCAATCTGCTTCGTGAGGGCTACCCGAGCAACAGGATCGTGCTGACAGGCAATCCAATCTATGAAGTGATTCAGCATTACACTCCGCAGATTGATGCGAGCGATGTGCTTACGCGAATGAGCTTGCAGCCAGGCGGCTACGTGCTCGTCACGGCGCATCGCGCGGAGAATGTGGATGTGCCGGAACGTCTAAGCGGCATTCTTGAAGGGCTGAACCGTGTCGCTGCCCGGTTCGACAAACGAATAATTTGCAGCGTTCACCCCCGGACACGGTCGCGAATTGACAGAGGCTCCGTGCAGGTGACGATGGATCCGCGGGTCGAGTTCTACGAGCCGATGGGCTTCTTCGACTTTGTGAAGCTGGAGAAGAGCGCGTATCTCGCGATTACGGACAGCGGCACGGTGCAGGAGGAATGCTGCCTGTTCCATGTGCCGACGGTCACCATTCGGATGACGACGGAGCGGCCGGAGACGATTGATTGCGGCAGCAACGTGGTATGCGGCTTGAATGCGGCACAGATTGAGGAAGCGGCGGTCGTCATGACGAAGCTGCCGCCGTCATGGCAATGTCCGGAAGGGTATTTGGCAGAGGATGTATCGGATAAAGTGGTTAAATTTGTCCTTGGAGGGAAATGGAATGTTTACTAA